The Verrucomicrobiia bacterium genome contains a region encoding:
- a CDS encoding ABC transporter ATP-binding protein: MSRETLKLFWRITWRYKWLLIWSEIGATIFILADAIAGPLLVSLVVDKLTSTDISKLTIHDFTPLLFAFAAIRIIYFLAGRLMMQTYIRLEPKGVRDLEVLSFKKLQEHSLAFFADNFGGALVAKVNRLTAAYQRTLETMLGDFGMLARQYIAILIILFFVNWQIAIIFSIWTVLFCASLVWLHRKKMRYSRQASASQSEVTARLADSISNTLTVRSFARSKEETSHFIKLSQRRHDLRLTSTRMSERIRMYKSAVIILLNMAVLYLSVQFALSGAISIGEVVLIQLYLSQLISQLWGFGRFMDRLEEALADASEMTGIIMQPHEVRDPEQPETSRIHKGEVGFNSVQFRYDDAPKKKILLKDFNLTIPAGQKVGLVGPSGSGKTTLTKLLLRFMDIQKGTITIDGQDISAITQEDLRRNIAYVPQEPLLFHRSIFENIAYGKPEASRDEVIKAAKLASADDFIRELSQGYDTMVGERGVKLSGGQRQRIALARAILKDAPIIILDEATSSLDSTSEKLITKALDTLMVGRTTIVVAHRLSTIRKMDRILVLKDGNVVEDGSHQELVKRKGLYAELWAHQSDNFIE, from the coding sequence ATGTCACGCGAAACCCTGAAATTATTCTGGCGGATAACGTGGCGCTATAAGTGGCTATTAATTTGGTCAGAAATCGGCGCGACGATTTTTATTTTAGCCGACGCAATTGCCGGGCCGCTATTGGTGAGCTTGGTGGTTGATAAACTAACAAGCACCGATATTTCAAAGCTGACTATCCACGACTTCACACCGTTACTATTTGCCTTTGCGGCTATTCGGATCATTTACTTTTTAGCTGGGCGTTTGATGATGCAAACCTACATTCGCCTTGAACCCAAAGGTGTGCGCGACCTTGAAGTCCTAAGCTTCAAGAAATTACAAGAACATAGCCTGGCGTTTTTTGCCGACAACTTTGGCGGCGCCTTGGTCGCAAAAGTTAACCGGTTAACGGCGGCTTACCAACGCACCCTCGAAACCATGCTAGGTGACTTTGGTATGTTGGCTCGGCAATACATAGCGATTCTTATCATTCTGTTTTTTGTGAACTGGCAAATCGCCATCATTTTTTCTATCTGGACGGTGTTGTTTTGTGCCTCTTTGGTGTGGCTACACCGCAAGAAGATGCGCTATTCTCGCCAGGCATCGGCATCGCAATCTGAGGTCACCGCCCGGCTGGCGGATAGCATCAGTAACACCTTGACGGTGCGCTCGTTCGCTCGTTCAAAAGAAGAAACCAGTCATTTTATCAAGCTGAGCCAGCGCCGTCACGATCTGCGCCTTACATCCACCCGCATGAGTGAACGGATCCGGATGTATAAATCGGCGGTGATTATTCTTCTAAATATGGCAGTGCTGTATCTGTCGGTGCAGTTTGCGTTATCCGGAGCGATCAGCATTGGCGAAGTGGTGCTCATTCAGCTCTATCTGTCGCAGTTGATCTCGCAGCTGTGGGGCTTCGGCCGTTTCATGGATCGGCTAGAAGAAGCCCTGGCTGATGCCTCCGAAATGACCGGTATAATAATGCAGCCGCATGAAGTCCGCGATCCAGAACAGCCTGAAACGAGCCGCATTCATAAAGGTGAAGTCGGCTTTAATAGCGTGCAATTTCGCTACGACGACGCACCGAAGAAAAAGATATTACTTAAAGATTTTAACCTGACAATTCCGGCTGGGCAGAAGGTAGGATTGGTGGGGCCAAGTGGCAGTGGCAAAACAACTCTCACGAAGTTGCTATTACGCTTCATGGATATCCAAAAAGGTACCATTACTATAGACGGACAGGATATTAGCGCGATTACTCAAGAAGATCTACGGAGAAATATTGCCTATGTGCCTCAAGAGCCGCTACTATTTCACCGGTCGATATTTGAAAATATTGCCTACGGTAAGCCCGAAGCTAGCCGAGACGAAGTAATCAAGGCGGCGAAGCTGGCTTCGGCCGATGATTTTATACGAGAGTTATCTCAAGGCTACGACACAATGGTCGGCGAGCGCGGCGTTAAGCTTTCTGGCGGGCAGCGACAACGAATTGCGCTAGCTCGGGCGATTTTAAAGGACGCGCCAATTATTATCTTAGATGAAGCCACCAGTTCACTTGATTCAACTTCAGAAAAGCTGATCACCAAGGCGCTCGACACATTAATGGTTGGCCGAACGACGATTGTGGTAGCGCACCGCTTATCCACCATCCGCAAGATGGATCGAATACTGGTACTAAAAGACGGCAATGTAGTTGAAGACGGTTCACACCAGGAACTAGTGAAGCGAAAAGGGTTGTATGCTGAATTATGGGCGCATCAGTCGGATAATTTTATCGAATAG
- the rfbB gene encoding dTDP-glucose 4,6-dehydratase produces MNMLITGGAGFIGANFVHYTVTNHPEYTVTVIDKLTYAGHLENLAPVQDKITFVQGDICDRELMDKLVGETDVVVHFAAESHNDNSLRDPWPFVETNLIGTATILEAVRKHNKRLHHISTDEVYGDLELNDPSKFTEKTQHNPSSPYSSTKAGSDLLVKAWVRSFGIKATLSNCSNNYGPYQHIEKFIPRQITNVLSGIRPKLYGTGEQVRDWIHVDDHNAAVHTILEKGKIGELYLIGADGEENNKYVVETILELMGQPKDAYDHVNDRPGHDQRYAIDSTKLRTELGWQPKYTNLREGLQATIDWYRQHEDWWKSEKEAVEAAYKAQGQ; encoded by the coding sequence ATGAATATGCTTATCACTGGTGGCGCGGGGTTCATTGGGGCGAACTTTGTGCACTACACCGTTACTAACCACCCCGAATACACTGTGACCGTTATCGATAAACTCACCTATGCCGGACACCTTGAAAACCTAGCGCCAGTACAGGATAAAATTACTTTTGTACAGGGCGACATCTGCGACCGCGAGCTGATGGATAAACTGGTGGGTGAAACTGATGTGGTGGTGCACTTTGCCGCCGAATCGCACAACGATAATTCACTGCGCGACCCCTGGCCATTCGTTGAAACTAACCTAATTGGGACCGCTACCATCCTTGAAGCAGTTCGTAAGCACAATAAGCGCCTGCATCACATCTCTACCGATGAAGTCTACGGTGATCTTGAACTAAATGACCCGTCAAAATTCACCGAAAAAACCCAGCACAACCCCTCAAGCCCCTATTCCAGCACCAAAGCTGGCTCGGACTTACTCGTAAAAGCCTGGGTTCGGTCGTTTGGCATTAAAGCTACTTTAAGTAACTGTTCCAACAACTACGGCCCCTACCAACACATCGAAAAGTTTATCCCACGCCAAATTACCAACGTGCTTTCGGGCATCCGGCCTAAGCTTTACGGCACCGGCGAGCAAGTCCGCGATTGGATTCACGTTGACGACCACAATGCCGCCGTGCACACCATTCTCGAAAAAGGCAAAATTGGCGAACTCTACCTGATTGGCGCCGATGGTGAAGAGAACAATAAATACGTAGTGGAAACCATTCTCGAACTCATGGGCCAGCCAAAAGATGCCTACGATCACGTCAACGACCGCCCCGGTCACGATCAGCGCTACGCTATTGATTCAACCAAACTACGCACCGAACTCGGCTGGCAACCGAAGTACACCAACCTCCGTGAGGGTCTACAAGCAACAATCGACTGGTACCGTCAGCACGAAGACTGGTGGAAATCAGAAAAAGAAGCCGTTGAAGCCGCCTATAAGGCGCAGGGGCAGTAG
- the rfbC gene encoding dTDP-4-dehydrorhamnose 3,5-epimerase — METWQPVSQEVTARATSIPGLFEFQLDVRGDNRGWFKENYQRQKLQAALDTIATENRQAFDNFTVIQNNISYNKQAGVTRGIHAEPWDKYISVVHGEAFAAIVDLRPGDTFGNLEAFHLTPNTAIFVPNGCGNSFQALTDDLVYAYLVNAHWSPDAEYMFVNLRDSELAIDWPIPITDDLISAKDKAHPTLAEVRATLEV, encoded by the coding sequence ATGGAAACCTGGCAGCCAGTATCTCAAGAAGTGACCGCTCGCGCCACCAGCATTCCTGGCCTGTTTGAATTCCAGCTCGATGTGCGCGGCGATAACCGCGGCTGGTTTAAAGAGAACTATCAGCGACAAAAACTACAGGCCGCGCTCGATACCATTGCAACTGAAAACCGCCAAGCTTTTGATAATTTTACCGTTATCCAAAACAATATCTCTTATAACAAACAAGCCGGCGTCACCCGCGGTATTCATGCCGAGCCGTGGGACAAATATATTTCGGTGGTACACGGCGAGGCCTTTGCCGCCATTGTTGATCTGCGTCCCGGCGATACTTTCGGTAACCTTGAAGCTTTTCACCTCACCCCAAACACGGCTATCTTCGTGCCAAATGGCTGTGGCAACTCGTTCCAGGCCCTCACCGATGACTTAGTTTACGCTTATTTGGTCAACGCCCACTGGTCGCCCGACGCTGAATACATGTTTGTTAATTTGCGCGATTCAGAACTCGCGATTGACTGGCCTATTCCCATCACCGACGATTTAATTTCAGCTAAAGATAAAGCCCACCCAACACTTGCTGAGGTGCGCGCCACACTGGAGGTATAG
- a CDS encoding NAD(P)-dependent oxidoreductase: MDDSRFLIIGAYGQLGKALSERFPNAQKTDRDTLDITDKTALEAFNWEDVDVILNASAFTNVDGAETPEGRVAAWQINAQAVGYLTRIAAQHDITLVHVSTEYVFDGTKTPHTENEPVSPLGIYGQSKAAGDIIAGVAPKHYILRTTWLIGEGKNFVRTMIGLAEKNISPTVVSDQVGRLTFTPTLVEAIEKLLAVKAPYGIYNVTNSGEPASWAEITRTIFTIMGRNDLTVTDTSTEAYFKDKPGMAARPLQSALDLTKIQSVGVVLRDWRDDLTRYIESQPKE; encoded by the coding sequence ATGGATGACAGCCGTTTCTTAATTATTGGGGCGTATGGGCAGCTTGGCAAAGCTCTTTCAGAGCGCTTCCCAAACGCCCAAAAAACCGACCGCGACACCTTAGATATCACCGATAAAACCGCTCTTGAAGCCTTTAACTGGGAAGATGTTGACGTCATTTTAAACGCCTCGGCTTTTACCAACGTTGATGGCGCTGAAACTCCCGAAGGCCGGGTAGCAGCTTGGCAGATTAACGCCCAGGCCGTGGGGTATTTAACGCGCATTGCAGCACAGCACGATATCACACTGGTGCACGTTTCTACCGAATACGTGTTTGACGGCACTAAAACACCCCATACAGAGAACGAACCAGTTTCACCACTCGGTATTTACGGCCAAAGCAAAGCTGCTGGCGATATTATTGCTGGCGTCGCACCAAAACACTATATTCTGCGGACCACCTGGCTCATTGGCGAAGGCAAAAACTTTGTTCGCACCATGATTGGCCTGGCCGAAAAGAATATTTCGCCCACCGTCGTAAGCGACCAGGTTGGCCGCCTGACTTTTACCCCAACCTTAGTTGAGGCAATTGAGAAACTCCTTGCAGTAAAGGCCCCTTACGGCATCTATAACGTCACCAACAGCGGTGAGCCCGCCAGCTGGGCCGAGATCACTCGCACTATTTTCACAATTATGGGCCGAAACGATCTAACCGTGACTGATACCTCCACCGAAGCTTATTTCAAAGATAAACCCGGTATGGCAGCGCGGCCGTTGCAAAGTGCGCTTGATCTGACTAAAATACAATCTGTTGGCGTCGTGCTGCGCGATTGGCGCGACGATCTTACTCGTTACATTGAATCACAACCAAAGGAGTAG